The Nocardia arthritidis genome has a window encoding:
- a CDS encoding TetR/AcrR family transcriptional regulator: protein MPAISEQPTRRERLREQTSREIMSIALRQLVADGAGGISLRGIAREMGMTARAIYTYFATRDELITALTDEMTTSLADTLERARDTAPTIRELG, encoded by the coding sequence GTGCCAGCGATATCCGAACAGCCGACGCGGCGGGAGCGCCTGCGGGAGCAGACATCCCGCGAGATCATGTCGATCGCCCTGCGACAACTGGTCGCAGACGGCGCGGGCGGTATCTCGCTGCGGGGTATCGCGCGGGAGATGGGGATGACGGCGCGCGCGATCTACACCTATTTCGCCACCCGCGACGAGCTGATCACCGCGCTGACCGACGAGATGACCACCTCGCTCGCCGACACCCTGGAGCGCGCCCGCGACACCGCCCCGACGATCCGGGAGCTCGGTTGA
- a CDS encoding YybH family protein, whose protein sequence is MTARTPAELLPGITAAINGGDPGEVVRFFDEEACFAMPDGTLVRGHAQLLAMYRQRLALRPEITTRAAKIIEAGDIALVTNVWSTRLRNGTMDGSDSFEGVATLVLRRQADRTWRILVDST, encoded by the coding sequence ATGACCGCGCGGACACCCGCCGAACTGCTACCCGGGATCACCGCCGCCATCAACGGCGGCGATCCCGGCGAGGTGGTTCGGTTCTTCGACGAAGAGGCATGTTTCGCCATGCCCGACGGCACGCTCGTGCGCGGGCACGCGCAGTTGCTGGCGATGTACCGGCAGCGGCTCGCACTCCGGCCCGAGATCACCACGCGCGCAGCGAAAATCATCGAGGCGGGCGATATCGCGCTCGTCACGAACGTGTGGTCGACCCGGCTGCGCAACGGCACGATGGACGGCAGTGATTCGTTCGAGGGCGTCGCGACCCTCGTGCTGCGCCGTCAGGCCGACCGCACCTGGCGGATCCTCGTGGATTCCACCTAG
- a CDS encoding FAD-dependent monooxygenase: MSTTPTILVSGGGIAGNAVALQLLRAGIRTTVVERAAAPRPGGQAVDLRGPSRDAAERMGLMPGIRKVQLDERGMSFVNADGSAYATAAMEDFDGKALIAEIEITRGDLNQVLLDEVEAADGGNLDYRYGDWIEALNQDDSGVTVTFASGKVERYDLVVGADGVHSATRRLAFGPEEQFSGYLGGYVSYFTMPTPADSRPGWFTMRFVPGASFGIRADREPATSKAIIMIRTDEDPALRRDVTAQQRLIHRHIVDGGWRAPEILAAMTTAPDFYFDVLERIDMPTLAAGRVTLVGDAGYCGSPLTGMGTAMAVVGAYVLAAEIVSTPADLPGALARYEEKVRPFLDKAQEIPGGGIKMMVPNSKVSTALMKTTNRIMFSRPMRPITKKIFFGHHEEYQLPTY, encoded by the coding sequence ATGAGCACCACCCCCACCATCCTGGTTTCCGGCGGCGGCATCGCGGGCAATGCCGTTGCGCTGCAACTACTTCGGGCCGGTATCCGGACCACAGTCGTCGAGCGGGCCGCCGCCCCGCGCCCCGGCGGCCAGGCCGTCGACCTGCGCGGCCCCAGCCGGGACGCGGCCGAGCGGATGGGCCTCATGCCCGGTATCCGCAAGGTCCAGCTCGACGAGCGCGGCATGTCCTTCGTCAACGCGGACGGCAGCGCGTACGCGACCGCCGCGATGGAGGATTTCGACGGCAAGGCGCTGATCGCCGAGATCGAGATCACCCGCGGCGACCTGAACCAGGTGCTGCTGGACGAGGTCGAGGCCGCGGACGGCGGCAACCTCGACTACCGCTACGGGGACTGGATCGAGGCACTGAACCAGGACGACAGCGGCGTCACCGTGACCTTCGCCTCCGGCAAGGTCGAGCGCTACGACCTGGTGGTCGGGGCCGACGGCGTACATTCGGCGACGCGGCGGCTCGCCTTCGGTCCGGAGGAGCAGTTCAGCGGCTACCTGGGTGGTTACGTCTCGTACTTCACCATGCCGACCCCGGCCGACAGCCGTCCCGGTTGGTTCACCATGCGGTTCGTGCCCGGCGCGTCCTTCGGCATCCGGGCCGACCGCGAACCGGCGACGTCCAAGGCCATCATCATGATTCGCACCGACGAGGATCCGGCGCTGCGCCGCGATGTCACCGCGCAGCAGCGGCTCATCCACCGGCACATCGTCGACGGTGGCTGGCGCGCACCGGAGATTCTCGCCGCGATGACGACCGCGCCCGACTTCTACTTCGACGTACTCGAGCGCATCGATATGCCGACGCTGGCGGCGGGCCGGGTAACGCTGGTCGGCGACGCGGGTTATTGCGGCTCGCCGCTGACCGGTATGGGTACCGCGATGGCCGTCGTCGGCGCGTATGTTCTTGCGGCGGAGATCGTCTCGACGCCGGCGGATCTGCCCGGCGCGCTGGCGCGATACGAGGAGAAGGTGCGGCCGTTCCTGGACAAGGCGCAGGAGATCCCGGGCGGCGGCATCAAGATGATGGTGCCGAACTCCAAGGTCAGCACCGCGCTGATGAAGACGACCAACCGGATCATGTTCTCCCGTCCGATGCGCCCGATCACCAAGAAGATCTTCTTCGGCCATCACGAGGAGTACCAGCTGCCCACCTACTGA
- a CDS encoding DinB family protein — MPGSRLGLLRWQFDLTWSLFELHLSALRPADHLWEPAPRVWTVRRDPDGSWVPDWADTEPDPLPAPTIAWLTWHIGWWWSVATDHLRGRAPRERADVRWPGPDEAVAWLRGMSSEWVAALNDCTETTLDAPATFPWRDNPERTVGHLLAWVNAELMKNAAEIGQLRILRCASA; from the coding sequence ATGCCCGGATCGCGACTCGGCCTGCTGCGCTGGCAATTCGACCTCACCTGGTCGCTGTTCGAACTCCACCTGAGCGCGTTGCGGCCCGCCGACCACCTCTGGGAGCCCGCGCCGCGGGTGTGGACCGTCCGGCGCGATCCGGACGGTTCCTGGGTGCCCGACTGGGCCGACACCGAGCCGGACCCGCTGCCCGCACCGACCATCGCCTGGCTCACCTGGCATATCGGCTGGTGGTGGTCGGTCGCGACGGATCACCTGCGCGGACGTGCGCCACGCGAGCGCGCGGATGTGCGCTGGCCCGGCCCGGATGAAGCGGTCGCGTGGTTGCGCGGGATGAGTTCCGAATGGGTTGCGGCACTTAACGATTGCACCGAAACCACACTCGACGCGCCCGCGACGTTCCCGTGGCGCGACAACCCGGAGCGGACCGTCGGCCACCTGCTTGCCTGGGTCAATGCCGAACTCATGAAGAACGCCGCCGAGATCGGCCAGTTGCGCATCCTGCGTTGCGCTTCCGCGTGA
- a CDS encoding TetR/AcrR family transcriptional regulator: MGNREDLLAGARKVIVERGVAKATARDIASAAGVSLAAIGYHFGSKEALITEALAESLGNSIGDGMDALIRESTGTPLLRAFAHLWNEMPKVFQENRDYMTASLENMVRVVRSPRDQQFYADQMPGMYREMVALLRDTHPQLNEEQAYAIAQLNWVLVQGLGMLSVVMPDAELPDGDRLAEAVAVLAGYSGAQTNTSDT, translated from the coding sequence ATGGGAAATCGAGAGGATCTACTTGCGGGGGCGCGCAAGGTCATCGTCGAACGCGGTGTCGCGAAGGCGACGGCCCGCGATATCGCCTCCGCCGCCGGGGTGAGCCTGGCCGCGATCGGCTACCACTTCGGGTCGAAGGAGGCGCTGATCACCGAGGCGCTCGCGGAATCGCTCGGCAATTCCATCGGCGACGGGATGGACGCGCTGATCCGGGAATCGACAGGGACGCCGCTCCTGCGGGCGTTCGCGCACCTGTGGAACGAGATGCCGAAGGTTTTCCAGGAGAACCGCGACTACATGACGGCGAGCCTGGAGAATATGGTGCGCGTCGTCCGCTCACCGAGGGACCAGCAGTTCTACGCCGACCAGATGCCCGGCATGTACCGCGAAATGGTTGCCCTGCTACGGGATACGCATCCGCAGCTGAACGAGGAGCAGGCATACGCGATCGCGCAGCTGAACTGGGTGCTGGTGCAGGGGCTGGGGATGCTGTCGGTGGTCATGCCGGACGCCGAGTTGCCGGACGGCGACCGGCTCGCCGAAGCGGTCGCCGTGCTCGCGGGATACTCAGGGGCGCAGACGAATACCTCTGATACCTGA
- a CDS encoding DUF1330 domain-containing protein, with protein MSVYVVVDSTVIDAQRALEYRKLAEPTIEHFGGRYRIQGATPESAEGAWPADRVLTMIEFPDMAQVRRWYHSEEYQKAKRAREGALDVRLLFVEGGTAPWPAE; from the coding sequence ATGTCTGTCTACGTGGTCGTCGACTCGACCGTCATCGACGCGCAGCGCGCTCTCGAATACCGCAAACTCGCCGAACCCACCATCGAACATTTCGGCGGCCGGTACCGAATCCAAGGCGCCACACCGGAATCCGCCGAGGGCGCCTGGCCCGCGGACCGGGTACTCACCATGATCGAATTCCCGGATATGGCGCAGGTCCGGCGGTGGTACCACTCCGAGGAGTATCAGAAGGCCAAGCGGGCCCGCGAGGGCGCCCTCGATGTGCGCTTGCTGTTCGTCGAGGGCGGCACAGCCCCCTGGCCTGCGGAGTAA
- a CDS encoding amidohydrolase family protein: protein MGLGPADGLEPILGGSVDDDVTYLTEFRRRLGLPGIVDVHTHFMPEQVLRKVWEYFDAAGPLVARQWPIAYRDDEQVRLKTLRGFGVRAFTSLVYPHKPDMAAWLNEWTAEFAARTPDCLHTATFYPEHHAAGYVQTAIERGARIFKVHIQVGRFHPGDPLLNPVWGMIQDAEVPVLIHCGSGPVATEFTGPEPIAGLLRRFPRLRLIIAHLGAPEYREFLDLVERYPLLRLDTTMTFTDFFEAADPFPDGERGRLAEFGDRILFGSDFPNIPYSYSHAVQALERLELGDDWLRKVFYQNASELFELS from the coding sequence ATGGGGCTCGGCCCGGCCGACGGTCTTGAACCCATACTAGGAGGTTCGGTGGACGACGATGTCACCTACCTGACGGAATTCCGGCGACGGCTCGGCCTACCCGGAATCGTCGACGTGCACACGCATTTCATGCCGGAGCAGGTGCTGCGCAAGGTGTGGGAGTACTTCGACGCGGCCGGTCCGCTGGTGGCGCGGCAGTGGCCGATCGCCTACCGCGACGATGAGCAGGTGCGGCTGAAAACCCTGCGCGGCTTCGGCGTTCGCGCCTTCACCTCGCTGGTCTACCCACACAAACCGGATATGGCGGCCTGGCTCAACGAGTGGACCGCCGAATTCGCCGCCCGCACACCGGATTGCCTGCACACCGCGACCTTCTACCCGGAACACCACGCCGCCGGTTACGTGCAGACCGCGATAGAACGCGGCGCCCGAATCTTCAAGGTGCACATCCAGGTCGGGCGATTCCACCCCGGCGACCCGCTGCTGAACCCGGTGTGGGGCATGATCCAGGACGCCGAGGTACCGGTGCTCATCCACTGCGGATCCGGCCCGGTCGCCACCGAATTCACCGGACCGGAGCCGATCGCCGGGCTGCTGCGACGGTTTCCGCGGCTGCGCCTGATCATCGCGCATCTGGGCGCGCCGGAATACCGTGAGTTCCTCGATCTGGTCGAGCGGTATCCGCTGCTGCGCCTGGACACCACCATGACCTTCACCGATTTCTTCGAGGCGGCCGATCCGTTCCCGGACGGCGAGCGCGGCCGCCTCGCCGAATTCGGCGACCGCATCCTCTTCGGCAGCGATTTCCCCAATATCCCGTACAGCTACAGTCATGCGGTGCAGGCGCTGGAGCGTTTGGAACTCGGGGACGACTGGCTGCGAAAGGTGTTCTACCAGAACGCTTCCGAGCTGTTCGAACTCAGCTAG
- the meaB gene encoding methylmalonyl Co-A mutase-associated GTPase MeaB, whose product MGGGGRVTGGHPRVIDVDALAEAVRSGERAALARAITLVESTRADHRRQAQQLLLRVTPAADAVVSNRVGITGVPGVGKSTFIDALGMDLIAEGHRVAVLAVDPSSTRTGGSILGDKTRMARLAVERNAFIRPSPTAGTLGGVAKATRETIVLLEAAGYDVILVETVGVGQSEVTVANMVDVFCFLTLARTGDQLQGIKKGVLELADLVAVNKADGKHEVEAKAAARELAGALRLIHPHDALWRPPVLTMSGLEGVGLGKFWDTVLEHRRVLTEAGEFAEKRRRQQVDWMWTMVHDQLLRRLSEHPGVKAVRAQVEKQVRAGTLTAALAAEEILDAFDG is encoded by the coding sequence ATGGGGGGTGGTGGTCGGGTGACGGGCGGGCACCCGCGCGTGATCGATGTGGACGCGCTCGCGGAGGCGGTGCGCTCCGGTGAGCGCGCCGCCCTGGCGCGGGCGATCACCCTCGTCGAATCCACCAGGGCCGATCATCGCCGCCAGGCTCAGCAACTGCTGCTGCGGGTGACGCCCGCGGCGGATGCCGTTGTGTCGAATCGCGTTGGCATCACTGGTGTTCCGGGTGTCGGCAAGTCGACGTTCATCGATGCGCTCGGTATGGACCTGATCGCCGAGGGGCACCGGGTCGCGGTGCTGGCGGTGGATCCGTCGTCCACCAGAACCGGCGGCTCGATCCTCGGCGACAAAACCCGGATGGCGCGACTCGCGGTGGAACGCAACGCCTTCATCCGCCCGTCGCCCACCGCGGGCACGCTCGGCGGCGTCGCGAAGGCGACGCGGGAGACCATCGTGCTGCTCGAGGCGGCCGGATACGACGTGATCCTGGTGGAGACGGTCGGCGTCGGCCAGTCCGAGGTGACCGTCGCGAATATGGTCGATGTATTCTGCTTCCTGACCCTGGCCCGCACCGGAGATCAGTTGCAGGGCATCAAGAAGGGCGTGCTGGAGCTCGCCGACCTGGTCGCGGTGAACAAGGCCGACGGCAAGCACGAGGTGGAGGCGAAGGCGGCGGCCCGCGAGCTGGCGGGCGCGCTGCGCCTGATCCATCCGCACGACGCCCTGTGGCGGCCACCGGTACTCACCATGAGCGGCCTGGAAGGCGTCGGCCTCGGCAAGTTCTGGGATACCGTGCTGGAACATCGCCGGGTGCTCACCGAGGCGGGCGAATTCGCGGAGAAGCGCCGCCGCCAACAGGTCGACTGGATGTGGACCATGGTGCACGACCAGTTGCTGCGGCGGTTGTCGGAGCATCCGGGCGTGAAAGCCGTTCGCGCACAGGTGGAAAAGCAGGTGCGGGCGGGCACGTTGACGGCCGCGCTGGCCGCCGAGGAGATTCTGGACGCCTTCGACGGCTGA
- a CDS encoding nitroreductase/quinone reductase family protein translates to MSTPSLRLRFDRFFHRLVNPSAIRNPEQMLLETIGRKSGQPRITPIGGARVGDEFWLVSEHGTDSDYVRNLMANPAVRVRIAGEWHTGKAHPLPDDDPRARLATLPRFNSTVVRALGTNLLTIRIDLG, encoded by the coding sequence ATGAGCACACCCTCGCTGCGCCTACGATTCGATCGCTTCTTCCACCGGCTGGTGAACCCGAGCGCCATCCGCAATCCGGAGCAAATGCTGCTCGAGACCATCGGCCGCAAATCCGGGCAACCCCGGATCACGCCGATCGGCGGCGCCCGGGTCGGCGACGAGTTCTGGCTGGTGTCCGAGCACGGCACCGACTCCGATTACGTGCGGAACCTCATGGCGAATCCCGCTGTGCGCGTGCGCATCGCGGGGGAGTGGCACACCGGTAAGGCACATCCGCTGCCCGACGACGATCCGCGGGCGCGGCTGGCGACGCTGCCGCGCTTCAACAGCACCGTCGTGCGTGCCCTCGGCACGAACCTGCTGACGATCCGGATCGATCTGGGCTGA
- a CDS encoding CoA transferase, with protein sequence MNTHQWLVHDYEAGIGIGSTSITSAPLGPQDPDPAGWTDPGANLAATLPVWALASGAVAAVTAASNRLRTARGLHPVQHRIDPARITAAFSSEKLLRADGRPPATFADLSGFFPTFDGWVRTHANYPHHRARLLASLGLSADAPMEHAEAEMAMRRAADIEDSAAANGAIAVRVRTEQEWALSPEGQAAASGPIVAIHPRADRTTAGLSLDASPLQPLRRIRVLDLTRVISGPVATRTLALLGADVLRVDPPRLPEIPWHYLDTCQGKRSTLLDVYAQWPAFNELLAAADVLVTGYRPGALAGISASAHPGLIHARVSAWGEVGPWGGRRGFDSIVQAATGISIVEGAPAVPGTLPAQALDHATGYLLAAGVLDALVARARDGHGRDVRVSLARTASWLLNAPHRSARHPRAALPDPAAAVAHGSTVTAAPALAEYPDYAWPAPPYGSDSPAWPVPIR encoded by the coding sequence GTGAACACCCACCAGTGGCTGGTCCACGACTACGAAGCGGGAATCGGTATCGGCTCAACGAGTATTACCTCCGCTCCTCTGGGGCCGCAGGATCCGGATCCGGCGGGTTGGACGGACCCGGGTGCCAATTTGGCTGCGACGCTGCCCGTTTGGGCGTTGGCCTCCGGGGCGGTCGCGGCGGTGACGGCGGCGAGCAACCGGCTGCGTACCGCGCGCGGACTGCATCCGGTGCAGCATCGCATCGACCCGGCCCGCATCACGGCGGCCTTCTCCAGCGAGAAACTGCTGCGCGCCGACGGCAGGCCGCCCGCGACATTCGCCGACCTGTCCGGCTTCTTCCCCACCTTCGACGGCTGGGTCCGCACCCACGCCAACTACCCGCACCACCGCGCCAGACTCCTTGCCTCACTGGGACTTTCGGCCGACGCACCGATGGAGCACGCCGAGGCGGAGATGGCCATGCGCCGGGCCGCCGACATCGAGGACAGCGCGGCCGCCAACGGCGCCATCGCGGTCCGGGTGCGCACCGAGCAGGAGTGGGCGCTCAGCCCGGAGGGGCAGGCGGCCGCATCCGGGCCCATCGTCGCCATCCACCCGCGCGCCGACCGCACCACCGCCGGATTGTCCTTGGACGCATCGCCTTTGCAGCCGCTGCGCCGGATCCGGGTGCTCGATCTCACCCGGGTGATCTCCGGCCCGGTGGCCACCAGAACGCTCGCGCTGCTCGGCGCCGATGTGCTGCGGGTGGATCCGCCACGGCTGCCGGAGATTCCGTGGCATTACCTCGACACCTGCCAGGGCAAGCGGTCGACGCTGCTGGACGTCTACGCGCAGTGGCCCGCCTTCAACGAACTGCTTGCCGCCGCGGATGTGCTGGTCACCGGCTATCGGCCCGGTGCGCTGGCGGGTATCAGCGCCTCGGCGCATCCGGGTCTCATCCACGCCAGGGTGAGTGCGTGGGGTGAGGTCGGGCCGTGGGGCGGGCGGCGCGGTTTCGACAGCATCGTGCAGGCGGCCACCGGCATTTCGATCGTCGAGGGCGCGCCCGCGGTACCCGGCACCCTGCCCGCGCAGGCGCTCGACCACGCCACCGGATATCTGCTCGCGGCGGGCGTACTCGACGCGCTCGTCGCGCGGGCGCGCGACGGCCACGGACGCGATGTGCGAGTCTCCTTGGCGCGCACCGCATCCTGGCTGCTGAACGCGCCGCACCGGTCGGCCCGGCATCCGCGCGCGGCGCTGCCCGATCCGGCCGCCGCGGTGGCGCACGGCAGCACCGTCACCGCCGCGCCCGCACTCGCCGAATACCCGGACTATGCCTGGCCCGCACCGCCGTACGGCTCGGACAGTCCCGCCTGGCCGGTGCCGATCCGGTAG
- a CDS encoding TetR-like C-terminal domain-containing protein, translated as MIAWGSALREWALANPEGFRLIYGDPIPGYEQPVDGPTDRAARRVCGGLNRLVAEVNPAGRPGAEWSDFPGDYVTKIRTEAPDIAPGTAGLALRVWGRIHGLVTLEIYGHLRSVSNDPAALQRADLLELVEQLRAS; from the coding sequence TTGATCGCCTGGGGCAGCGCCCTTCGCGAATGGGCGCTGGCCAATCCGGAAGGTTTCCGGCTCATCTACGGCGATCCGATCCCGGGCTATGAGCAGCCCGTCGACGGGCCGACCGACCGTGCGGCGCGCCGGGTGTGCGGTGGGCTGAATCGCCTTGTGGCGGAGGTAAATCCGGCAGGTAGGCCGGGCGCCGAATGGTCCGATTTCCCGGGCGACTACGTGACGAAGATCCGCACCGAAGCGCCCGATATCGCGCCGGGGACGGCGGGGCTGGCGCTGCGTGTGTGGGGCCGCATCCACGGTCTGGTGACGCTCGAGATCTACGGCCACCTGCGCTCGGTCTCGAACGATCCGGCGGCCCTACAGCGCGCGGATCTGCTCGAACTCGTCGAACAGCTCCGCGCTAGCTGA
- the scpA gene encoding methylmalonyl-CoA mutase, whose translation MTTGEMKHLIGNFAEVPLADRAPEPAAVDAAQVDAFVAGAAAANGYAPEQLVWATPEGIDVPPVFTKADRDAVAAEGYPLDSVPGIAPFVRGPYPTMYVNQPWTIRQYAGFSTAADSNAFYRRNLAAGQKGLSVAFDLATHRGYDSDHPRVQGDVGMAGVAIDSILDMRQLFDHIPLDQVSVSMTMNGAVLPILALYVVAAEEQGVAPEQLAGTIQNDILKEFMVRNTYIYPPKPSMRIISDIFAYTSAKMPKFNSISISGYHIQEAGATADLELAYTLADGVEYIRAGIDAGMEVDKFAPRLSFFWAIGMNFFMEVAKLRAGRLLWSELVAKFDPKSPKSLSLRTHSQTSGWSLTAQDAYNNVARTCIEAMAATQGHTQSLHTNALDEALALPTDFSARIARNTQLLIQQESNTTRPIDPWGGSYYVEWLTHQLANRARAHIAEVEAHGGMAQAISEGIPKLRIEEAAARTQARIDTGQQPVIGVNKYQVDEDQQVEVLKVENSRVRAEQLEKLERLRAQRDPAAVERALAELTRAAGSSEGGMANNLLALAIDAARAKATVGEISDALEKVYGRHQAEIRTLSGVYRDEAGKVTNISRASELVEEFAEAEGRRPRILVAKMGQDGHDRGQKVIATAFADLGFDVDVGPLFQTPEEVAQQAADNDVHVVGVSSLAAGHLTLVPALRRALAEVGRPDIMVIVGGVIPPGDFDELYAAGAAAIFPPGTVIADAAIDLLKKLAAELGHEIGTAAE comes from the coding sequence ATGACCACTGGGGAGATGAAACATCTCATCGGCAATTTCGCCGAGGTGCCGCTGGCCGATCGGGCGCCCGAACCCGCCGCGGTGGACGCCGCACAGGTCGACGCGTTCGTCGCGGGCGCGGCCGCCGCCAACGGCTACGCACCCGAGCAACTGGTGTGGGCGACGCCCGAAGGTATCGACGTGCCACCGGTTTTCACCAAGGCGGACCGGGACGCGGTCGCGGCCGAAGGGTATCCGCTCGACAGCGTGCCGGGTATCGCGCCGTTCGTGCGCGGTCCCTACCCGACCATGTATGTCAACCAGCCGTGGACGATCCGCCAGTACGCGGGGTTCTCGACGGCCGCCGATTCGAACGCCTTCTACCGCCGCAATCTCGCCGCCGGGCAGAAGGGGCTTTCGGTGGCCTTCGACCTGGCCACCCATCGCGGCTACGACTCCGATCATCCGCGGGTGCAGGGCGATGTCGGAATGGCCGGTGTCGCCATCGATTCCATCCTCGATATGCGTCAGCTCTTCGACCACATCCCGCTGGATCAGGTGAGCGTGTCGATGACGATGAACGGCGCGGTGCTGCCCATCCTGGCGCTGTACGTCGTCGCGGCGGAGGAGCAGGGCGTCGCGCCCGAACAGCTGGCCGGAACCATTCAGAACGACATTCTGAAGGAGTTCATGGTCCGCAACACCTACATCTATCCGCCCAAGCCGTCGATGCGGATCATCTCCGATATCTTCGCCTACACCAGCGCGAAGATGCCGAAGTTCAATTCGATCTCCATCTCCGGCTACCACATCCAAGAGGCCGGTGCGACAGCCGATCTGGAGTTGGCGTACACCCTCGCCGACGGCGTCGAATATATTCGCGCCGGCATCGACGCCGGGATGGAAGTCGATAAATTCGCGCCGCGCCTGTCGTTCTTCTGGGCCATCGGCATGAACTTCTTCATGGAGGTCGCCAAGCTGCGGGCCGGGCGGCTGCTGTGGAGCGAGCTGGTCGCGAAATTCGACCCGAAGAGCCCGAAATCGCTGTCGCTGCGCACCCATTCGCAGACCTCCGGCTGGTCGCTCACCGCGCAGGACGCCTACAACAATGTCGCGCGCACCTGCATCGAGGCGATGGCCGCCACCCAGGGGCACACCCAGTCGCTGCACACCAACGCGCTGGACGAGGCGCTCGCGCTGCCCACCGACTTCTCGGCCCGCATCGCGCGCAACACCCAGCTGCTGATCCAGCAGGAGTCCAACACCACCCGGCCGATCGACCCGTGGGGCGGCTCGTACTACGTCGAATGGCTCACCCACCAGCTGGCGAACCGGGCCAGGGCGCATATCGCCGAGGTGGAGGCGCACGGCGGTATGGCGCAGGCGATTTCGGAGGGCATCCCGAAACTGCGGATCGAGGAGGCGGCCGCGCGCACCCAGGCGCGCATCGACACCGGCCAGCAGCCGGTGATCGGCGTCAACAAATACCAGGTCGACGAGGATCAGCAGGTGGAGGTCCTCAAGGTCGAGAACTCCAGGGTGCGTGCCGAACAGCTGGAGAAGCTGGAAAGGCTGCGCGCGCAACGGGATCCGGCCGCGGTGGAACGCGCGCTCGCCGAATTGACCAGGGCCGCGGGCTCTTCCGAGGGCGGTATGGCGAACAACCTACTGGCCCTGGCGATCGACGCGGCGCGGGCGAAGGCCACCGTCGGTGAGATCTCCGATGCGCTGGAAAAGGTGTACGGACGGCATCAGGCCGAAATCCGAACGCTCTCGGGCGTTTACCGCGACGAGGCAGGAAAGGTCACCAATATCAGCAGGGCGAGCGAGCTGGTCGAGGAATTCGCCGAGGCCGAGGGACGCAGGCCGCGCATCCTCGTCGCCAAGATGGGCCAGGACGGACACGATCGCGGGCAGAAGGTGATCGCCACCGCCTTCGCCGACCTCGGTTTCGACGTCGACGTGGGCCCGCTGTTCCAGACACCGGAGGAGGTGGCCCAGCAGGCGGCCGACAACGACGTGCACGTCGTCGGCGTATCCTCGCTTGCCGCAGGCCATCTCACGCTGGTGCCCGCGCTGCGGCGGGCACTGGCCGAGGTCGGGCGGCCCGACATCATGGTGATCGTCGGCGGCGTCATCCCACCCGGTGATTTCGACGAGCTGTACGCGGCGGGCGCGGCCGCGATCTTCCCGCCCGGCACGGTGATCGCCGACGCGGCCATCGACCTGCTGAAGAAGCTGGCCGCCGAGCTGGGGCACGAGATCGGCACTGCCGCAGAATGA
- a CDS encoding L-2-amino-thiazoline-4-carboxylic acid hydrolase translates to MNTDPFDISGAHYTPDPERDTALLIDGFFAQIAVTLRENDLPATVLDEMRARHAELTAANAHLVIDEPSRWNAAMALALVAAHEYLVPRLGCAESIAAVQVAFVEPLGDQVRAATRQLLDAAPDPFAAMVELTRARERDAFGPTFTFDHPADDERSYHCDVVRCFYHEVLVANSAPELTTVMCEFDANWIGAIDPAVDGFRFERATTIGRGGTHCPFNFDRV, encoded by the coding sequence ATGAACACCGACCCCTTCGACATCTCCGGCGCCCACTACACGCCCGATCCGGAACGCGACACCGCGCTGCTCATCGACGGCTTCTTCGCGCAGATCGCCGTGACGTTGCGGGAAAATGACCTTCCCGCAACGGTTCTCGACGAGATGCGGGCCAGACATGCCGAATTGACGGCGGCCAACGCGCATCTCGTGATCGACGAGCCGTCCCGGTGGAACGCGGCGATGGCACTGGCGCTCGTCGCGGCGCACGAATACCTCGTGCCGCGGCTCGGGTGCGCGGAATCCATTGCGGCGGTTCAGGTCGCATTCGTCGAACCGCTCGGCGATCAAGTGCGCGCCGCCACCAGGCAGCTGCTCGACGCCGCGCCCGACCCGTTCGCCGCCATGGTCGAGCTGACCAGGGCGAGGGAGCGGGACGCCTTCGGGCCGACCTTCACCTTCGACCATCCGGCCGACGACGAGCGAAGCTACCACTGCGATGTCGTGCGCTGCTTCTATCACGAAGTGCTGGTTGCCAATTCGGCGCCGGAGCTCACCACCGTGATGTGTGAGTTCGACGCCAACTGGATCGGCGCGATTGATCCGGCGGTCGACGGGTTCCGCTTCGAACGGGCGACCACCATCGGCCGTGGCGGGACGCACTGCCCGTTCAACTTCGACCGCGTCTGA